The following DNA comes from Terriglobales bacterium.
CGTTCGCACGACGAGCTGGGCGAGTTGGCGGCTTCGTTCAACCGCATGAGCCGCGAGTTGCAGGATACGCGCGCCGAAGTCACCGCCTGGACGCGCACCCTGGAAGACCGCGTGGAGCAGAAGACCCATGAACTGACCACCGCTCACGAGCAGATGTTGCAGGCCGAGAAGATGGCCTCGCTGGGCAAGCTGGCAGCGGTGGTGGCCCATGAGATCAACAACCCGCTCTCCGGCATTCTCACCTACGCCAAGCTGCTGCGGCGGTGGACGGAACGGCGTGAGGATGAAGAGCGCAGGCGCGAAGAGATTCATACCTCGCTGGAGTTGATCGAGTCCGAAAGCCGTCGCTGCGGCGAGATCGTGCGCAATCTGCTGAGCTTCGCTCGTACCGGTTCCATGAACGTGGAGCGGGCAGACCTGAACGCCATCGTGGAGCGCTGCCTGCGCCTGGTGAAACACCAGATGGAGCTGAACGGCATCCAGCTCCACACCGATCTTGCTCCCGGGCTTCCGGCGCTCGATTGCGACCCGGCACAGGTCGAGCAATTGCTGCTGGCGCTGGTGATGAACGCCATCGAGGCCATGCCGCGGGGTGGTGATCTGCAGGTGCGCACGCGCCTGTTGCCGGATTCCGGGGAGCTTGAATTGCAGGTGCAGGACAACGGTCCGGGCATCTCGCCGGAACTGTTGCCGCGCATGTTCGAACCCTTTGTCACCACCAAGGAAGAACGGCACGGCGTGGGCCTGGGACTGGCCATCAGCCGCAACATCGTGGAGCGTCACCAGGGAAGCATTCGCGTGGATTCCGAGCCCGGCAAGGGGACGACTTTCACCGTCGTATTGCCGCTGGGCGCGGAGAGTCGGGTGGCCGTCGCCTCGGCGCCAGCCGCCGCCAACGTGAGGTGAACCGTGAACGACAAGAGCAGTCTGCTGATCGTCGATGACGAACTCAGCGTGCGCGACTCGCTAAGCAAATGGTTCGGCGAGGAAGGCTACGAGGTCGGCGGGGCAGAAACCGCCAGCGAGGCGCTCTCGCGCATGGCGGAACGCCGCTGGGACCTGGCCTTGGTGGATATCAAGATGCGCGGAACCGACGGCATCGAACTGCAGCGCCGGATGCGCAACATCGATCCCGAAATGCTGGTCATCATCATGACCGGCTATGCCTCGGTGGAAACGGCGGTGGCCGCGCTCAAGAACGGGGCCTACGACTACGTGACCAAGCCGCTGGATCCGGACGAACTGGCGCACCTGGTGCGCAACGCCATCTCGCACCGCCGTGCCCATCAGGAGGTCGGCCGCCTGCGGGACACGGTGACCGAAGCTTGCCGCCCGCCCGACCTGATCGGGCAGAGCCCGGCCATGCGTCGCGTTTACGAAGCCATCGAAACCGTCGCCCCCACCGACACCACCGTGCTCATCACGGGCGAAAGCGGCACGGGCAAAGAACTGGTGGCGCGCACCATTCACGCCATGTGTCCGCGGCGATTCCATCCCATGGTCACCATCCACTGCGGCGCGCTGACGGAGACCTTGCTGGAGAGCGAGCTCTTCGGCCACGAGAAAGGCGCCTTCACGGGAGCCCAGTATCGCAAGAAGGGAAAGTTCGAGGTGGCGGAAGGGGGCAGCGTTTTTCTGGATGAGATCGGCGACATCTCGCTCAAGACACAA
Coding sequences within:
- a CDS encoding ATP-binding protein encodes the protein MWPPTEPPRSPAWKRLSHSLSAKLILLLLAAMLVVFGVLGYLNIRLHRRHLEQATLLSAERVSDVLKRSTSYYMLRNDREGLYHIIGTIAKEPGMERVRIFNKEGRISFSTDAGEVNQYVDKRAEACYACHTQAQPLTRLDRPDRFRIYRAGDHRVLAIINPIENQPACSNAVCHAHPAEQKILGVLDTNLSLARADASLAEGTQQMLLYTLLAVTGVLALTGLFVWEVVHRPVKALRTGTERLARGDLGYQIGIRSHDELGELAASFNRMSRELQDTRAEVTAWTRTLEDRVEQKTHELTTAHEQMLQAEKMASLGKLAAVVAHEINNPLSGILTYAKLLRRWTERREDEERRREEIHTSLELIESESRRCGEIVRNLLSFARTGSMNVERADLNAIVERCLRLVKHQMELNGIQLHTDLAPGLPALDCDPAQVEQLLLALVMNAIEAMPRGGDLQVRTRLLPDSGELELQVQDNGPGISPELLPRMFEPFVTTKEERHGVGLGLAISRNIVERHQGSIRVDSEPGKGTTFTVVLPLGAESRVAVASAPAAANVR
- a CDS encoding sigma-54 dependent transcriptional regulator, translating into MNDKSSLLIVDDELSVRDSLSKWFGEEGYEVGGAETASEALSRMAERRWDLALVDIKMRGTDGIELQRRMRNIDPEMLVIIMTGYASVETAVAALKNGAYDYVTKPLDPDELAHLVRNAISHRRAHQEVGRLRDTVTEACRPPDLIGQSPAMRRVYEAIETVAPTDTTVLITGESGTGKELVARTIHAMCPRRFHPMVTIHCGALTETLLESELFGHEKGAFTGAQYRKKGKFEVAEGGSVFLDEIGDISLKTQTDLLRVLQEREIVRVGGNQPIRVDFRCIAATNKPLEKLIEDRVFRPDLYYRLNVFRIEIPPLRERRGDIPLLVDHFVRKFSLSMNKRIQRVGPEVMELLQQQDWPGNVRELENAVERAMVVAQEPELREHDFLLQPRTGAEEPRTLEEAERLHILRVLEQCGWNQTRAADVLGIDRVTLHNKLKKYGWTRPAAVNQ